The DNA segment TGGTCTATGTGGACCTATAGCTTCATAGCTTccacccagctgctcctggttcctcctcagaAACACGGACAGTTTTAGTGGACGCACAATCCACAGAGGCCAAGATTAATGTCAACAAAATAGCCAATGTTCTTGCAACCACAATATAGGTCCtcaaaaaaatctgaaatatataaaaatgattttttttacaaaatgttaTTACCAATCAATTTTTAGTGTATTTAAACTTTAtacacatcatttccaccaactgACTCTCATTCAACAGTGAATTTCCACTGACATGACAAACAGTGGAAATGTAGCCCTCgacacataaaacacagcaaaagggATCGTTATGAGGTCTCTATTGTCTCGGTGGTGCACGTGACACGTCCAGTAGAGGCAGAGCTCTTATTTGGATAActctgacctggatgattgagactgGTCTCAAAACTGGGAGGATATTCTGACATCCTGCCAAGAAATTCAAACTGTCCAGAACACCAGTTTATTGGATACGAGCGTTGTGAAGCTGCTCTCAAAGAAGGGCTCCAATGTTGGACTGGAATGAGCTGTCAAGATGTTTAACATTCAATTTAATACTTAACGGTTGCATCACCATCGTGGAAGAATCATAGCAAAATATTTGGGTAATAATTTGGGACACGGTGGGGTAAAATtgcattattaaattatttccaGAACAAATGTTACAGTACGTCATATATGCAGCGATTTAACCCACTCACACATTTACGTTTGTGGCTTTGAtgcacagcagctttaaacactTCGCATGAGATTATTTTGTGAGGTCATCACAGATCaaaggccattttgggttgtaagctttgattcaaagtaaaaagtcttcatattaaagtgttgctgctgcacctaCAGACATTACCCGTTAAAGGTTGAGCTGAAACCaccatcagatctgccgcctcattcttcgaTCCTCCCACCGAGCATCACCCTCCAAGAGAGACAATCTCCATACTGACGTGCACACGtgttaaaggtccaaaggtcagtaactgggagttgatggttgggatcaagttgagctctgctggcagctctaccaaagtctaaatgttttccatatgaatccaattctgctaatgtggttgcGCTTCTTCGTGCGCCTCTTTCTCCACGAGGCGGGAGCAGCGAATGGATCTGTTCATGagtgttagagtgtgtgtggtcatggcagcggctttttgttgtttctgcttcaggctgcagaagatgggctgTTCCTGTAGTACTTCTTCTGACGAGTGGAGCGACAGTGACagcgacagcagtctgtcagacttcccGACCTACATTAGACGGAGCAAGGTGacggtggagcacaggcagcacaccaccgcaggaacccagcatgcatgtttggatgcagagcttaaaggagacagcagaagcagatgtgatgaggaacccctggaatcacatccccatgtggcgctgcccagactgagcacaggtggagaggaaaacactccagatgggtcaaacagcttctgcagcatccgtcccattgatgctgatgaccttgagcaggagcagaaccagtgtgacacagatgagcctggtccatccactgtgctgcaaaccaggttattaaaacctcctcctgggccagagcctggtttattaccaacaccacctcctgggccagagcctggtttattaccaacaccacctcctgggccagagcctggtttattaccaacaccacctcctgggccagagcctggtttattgccaacacctcctcctggaccagagcctggtttattaccaacaccacctcctgggccagaggctggtttattaccaccacctcctcctgggccagagcctggtttattaccaacacctcctcctggactgtcTCTACCAAGTGAGGTCAATGTGCGTCTGACCACGGGATCCTCACCACACATCGGTCAAGAAACTCGCCATGGATCCCCCAAATCTGagtttgactggcaggacaatgcggCGCTCCAACGTCCGTGGCTTCCAGCGAATTCACGCGTCTGGAAAATCCCAAGCCGAGATGAAGGCGATGGTCCCTCTGTCCCGATTTGTTTCTATCACGCACCCGAAGACCTGCCCCCCCCGAGACCTGAGTGTCAGGATGCTggcactcaaactttgccccctggtgctggtggagatgctccTACTCCATCCAAGATTGACTCCGTCTGTCCTGAGCAGcgggtgatggctgaagggggcaacAGTGGGGTAAAGACAAAGGCAACGGTGTGGTCCCAGGGCACACCCCAGGCTGGGTTCCCCCAGAGGGGGGGTCGTGTGGACACCCCAGGGCCAGTGTCGGAGCCCCAGCCCTCCAAGGCTCAGAATTGTGGGCCAATGTTGAATCGGTAAGTTTATGGCCCCCACCCTCGctcacactttatttcacttgtggagcacttggtaacacctgagacctgttcctcttcaggggtcTGGGGCAGAGTTCAAAGACCAAGGCTGaccaccaaccagctcatccgccaggacagcaagtaagttttgggtgttgagttgtttttgatgcttaatttgatgcttgatttaattgtgtccattcatgttactcattcataaagtgaatgtcctgattggtcacagacacatcaacatttatcGGGTTTAAGACCCCTGACAGGACAAATACCCCAGGTTATAGCAGACCTGTTGCAAAGATGCTCATGGTGGAAACTAAATCCTGgttctctgacttttcaggtgggcGCCAAACTGACCTACGCACAGGTCTTGATGATGCCCCCACGGaagcgtgccccacccccagacctGAGCCCCCCCTACCCAGAACAAGAGCCCCAACCAGCTGGGACTCGCCGTCCACTAAAGCTGCGATATGCAAGGCTGTGAACGGAGCGCTATGGatattttgttttcagtctttaaaaaaaagctgaacgGAATCTGCACCTCTACAATTGCTGCTTTTGAGGATAtctttttctttagtttgtttagtttgttaaaaaaaaaaatccaggttctgttcccatgtttgatTGTTCCAGTTTTTTCTTTGaacacacctgcataattgatgctcataattctgatttcttctattaaaaagcactgagcaatatgtctgtttgcatcttttttatctgatgttggtactgagtttgtttggcttttatttgagttaatcaggagtgttttggatgtagaaacttctgtttgaGCAAAAAGGATTTGTAGatgtacctcattcacattctgtccagtgtgaaatcacagaatctgaaaacactgactttgatgagtgtttaaaaccattccaagtgtttaaacaccatttaaacatgaatgtgtgcagaatatccaggtacaggtgagttactgatggatgtaaatatgactgaacactactaaagtgtattctgcactttgttgttctctgtttCTTGTCATAACGtcttccacccagcagggggcagaatatCCATCAGGTTTATTGCTCATTTTCGTCGCCACGCGCTTGTTTTCAATgaggatgatttcattcctgagggccgtaatgaataagatgaataatactaatgaaataatgcGCGTTAGGAAGAAAAAccggccagagctgaacagtggatctctgacagtctcctctctgatatctcccctgacttcaggaactcttggatctcctgatggactgactgatccttcatctccatcagacagtggaagatgttgatgcttctgtctggggagattccatcactgttctcctccttcaggttgttgaggaccttctggatggtttctg comes from the Takifugu flavidus isolate HTHZ2018 unplaced genomic scaffold, ASM371156v2 ctg795, whole genome shotgun sequence genome and includes:
- the LOC130521213 gene encoding WW domain-binding protein 11-like gives rise to the protein MGCSCSTSSDEWSDSDSDSSLSDFPTYIRRSKVTVEHRQHTTAGTQHACLDAELKGDSRSRCDEEPLESHPHVALPRLSTGGEENTPDGSNSFCSIRPIDADDLEQEQNQCDTDEPGPSTVLQTRLLKPPPGPEPGLLPTPPPGPEPGLLPTPPPGPEPGLLPTPPPGPEPGLLPTPPPGPEPGLLPTPPPGPEAGLLPPPPPGPEPGLLPTPPPGLSLPSEVNVRLTTGSSPHIGQETRHGSPKSEFDWQDNAALQRPWLPANSRVWKIPSRDEGDGPSVPICFYHAPEDLPPPRPECQDAGTQTLPPGAGGDAPTPSKIDSVCPEQRVMAEGGNSGVKTKATVWSQGTPQAGFPQRGGRVDTPGPVSEPQPSKAQNCGPMLNR